The genomic interval TGGTTTTAATTTTATAACATGATCTAAATTGTCGCCAATTTTTATGCTTTGGTTTGAATTTGAATTACTATATGATGACAGTCTAGACTTCGTTGAACCGTTTGCTATCGATTTAGTCACTTTATTCTGATTCAATAAATCTACTACTTGATGCTATAATATAATTTTGTCTGATGCCGTTTTACATTGTATTACAAAATATTATATATAAAGCAAAGCATTGCTTAATATGTGATTGTACAAAATGACCAAAAATTAAGATTCTTGTATAATATACTTACAGGTAAAAACAAATTAAAAAAATGCCTTGTAGAAGAAAGGGCAAATGATACTATTAAAAATAAATTATACCTTAAGTGAACAGGTCTTCCTTGAAGAAATTTTATACTCAGAAGCATCGAATGTACTCTACATTTTCAATGCCATCTTAACCCGTCATATTAATTCATAAATTATAACTAAAATGACCTACACACTAATTACAGGTGCAACCGGAAGCTTAGGGGAACATCTTGTAAAAATTTTATCTTTATATGATAAAGAATTCTGTATATCTCTTAGATCGACTAGTTGTAATAATCCTTTAGAGAGTCGTAAAATCGAGACTTTCAGAAATCAAGGATTAATCAAATTCATTGAAATGGATTACAATAATCTAGAATCCATTAGCCACAATAAATTGGAAGGTATCGAAAAAATCTTTTTGCTAACACCATATCTCAGCATTTTGGATGTAACTAAGAAAATTGTGACAGAGGCACAAAAAACCAAGTCAGTAAAACACATTATTAAATTATCAGATATGG from Candidatus Nitrosocosmicus hydrocola carries:
- a CDS encoding NmrA family NAD(P)-binding protein, producing MTYTLITGATGSLGEHLVKILSLYDKEFCISLRSTSCNNPLESRKIETFRNQGLIKFIEMDYNNLESISHNKLEGIEKIFLLTPYLSILDVTKKIVTEAQKTKSVKHIIKLSDMGTNLAPPPSGGMRHRQAER